In the Flavobacterium sp. 90 genome, AAAATTCAGTATTTATAAAGTTTTGAAATTATCTAATTATCTAATTGACAAATTATCTAATTAACCTACTTTCCAAAACTAAAGTATTCTTCATCTGTAACGCTTTCCAGCCAGATTCCTTTTCCTTTGTCAATTTCTGTAATGATGCTAATGTGCGAAAATCGACTAAACGGAGTTGCGCCATACCAATGTTCTACGCCTGGTAAAATGGTAATAACTTCGTCTTTATGAAGTAAACGAATTGCGTTTCCTTTTTCCTGATAATATCCAATTCCGTCAGTTGCGATAAACAATTGTAAACTTGAATTAATGTGCCATTTACATCTTGCGCCCGGTTCAAAAGAAACCTCTTTAATCATGGTATTATCGGGATGAATATTGCTGGTTTGTTTTTTATAAGAAACATCACCAGTCATAAAAGTATTTGGGACTTTTCCCTCTTCAATAGCGGAAGTATAAAGTGTTGACATAAAATTGATTTTTGAGATTGATTTTTATTTAAAAAAGATCTAACAAAACCGTTAATTATCGTTAGATCAACCAACAACACTTTTACTTTAATTATTTAAAGCTATTATATTGTTCGTCTGTTACCGGTTCAAGCCAGTCTACGATACCTTTTTCTGTATTTGTACTGATTGCGATATGCGTAAATTCACCATCTGGAGAAGCTCCGTGCCAATGTTTAATTTCAGGCTGAATGTTTACAACATCACCTTCTTTTAATAATTGAATTGGTTTCCCGACTTCTTGGTAAAAACCTGTTCCTTGGGTAACTATAAGAATTTGACCTCCGGGATGTGTGTGCCAGTTGTTGCGTGCACCGGCTTCAAAAACCACATTACCTACGGCCGTATTTAAAATCGGATCATTTGGAACCAACATCTTCACCCATGCTTTTCCTGTAAAATAATCCGCTGAAGCTAAGTCTCCTTTTGGGAAAATAGATTCATTTAATTGATTTTCTGGTTCTTTCATAATTTTTTGTTTTTTAATATCAGTGCCGGAAACTAAATCAGAAAGCCAGAATGCGCTTTATAGAAGTTATATTTAGTCAGCTAAAAACCGATAAGGGGTTAATACTAATTATTACAGGGCAAAATTACTTTAGCAATGACAATTAGAAATAACAATAATCAAACAAAAAATTAAGAATTTGAAACAATTTATGTTCTTAATGATTTTGGAATTGTTCCTGTAAGTCTTTTAAAGTAATTATTAAAATAGCTCGGATATTCAAATCCAAGCGAATATCCAATGTCTGAGATACTCCAATCTGTGTGATGCAATAATGCTTTTGCTTCGCTGATAATCCTTTCGGTAATATGCGCCGTTGTTGGCTTTCCGGTAATTTCTTT is a window encoding:
- a CDS encoding cupin domain-containing protein, translating into MSTLYTSAIEEGKVPNTFMTGDVSYKKQTSNIHPDNTMIKEVSFEPGARCKWHINSSLQLFIATDGIGYYQEKGNAIRLLHKDEVITILPGVEHWYGATPFSRFSHISIITEIDKGKGIWLESVTDEEYFSFGK
- a CDS encoding cupin domain-containing protein, producing MKEPENQLNESIFPKGDLASADYFTGKAWVKMLVPNDPILNTAVGNVVFEAGARNNWHTHPGGQILIVTQGTGFYQEVGKPIQLLKEGDVVNIQPEIKHWHGASPDGEFTHIAISTNTEKGIVDWLEPVTDEQYNSFK